A stretch of Chitinophagaceae bacterium DNA encodes these proteins:
- a CDS encoding amidohydrolase family protein yields MQKLKNGLMLFAFLAGSFQLLKAQATFPVNDVANPKDGYYAFTNATILKGARDTLKDATLVIRRGKIEAVGNNIPVPQDAVLIDCKGKYIYPAFIDIYSAYGSASASAQQTGVAGGAAAFFRTQQLASSTKGAYGWNQAIKAETDAYRIFTADDAKAKALRDIGFGSVLTHQKDGIARGTGAFVTLASQPDNFALIKDRASAHYSFSRGTSAQSYPSSMMGTIALLRQTYLDAQWYKSNPAAEGINLSLKSWNDNQNLPQIFDANDKWNDLRADRIGDEFGVQYIIKGGGNEYQRMREMAETKASFILSLNYPAPMDVDDPNDLRFVGLDDLKHWELAPGNPAAFEKAGINFCLTTADLSNPADFMANLRKAIEYGLTEPKALEALTKVPATLLGVYDKIGSLDAGKIANFIITSGPVFAEKTVLLQNWTQGIKNAVKDENWYDAKGFYNLAANTHAGVKTFSLELKDAGVASFVSKDTLTGKYTYDGKLVKLSYTEGRGPGARETILSGAVAGKTWNGYGADAQGNKFTWTATFDKKAEAKADSARPRQPLVLGKVTYPFLSYGWEELPRQENILIRNGTVWTSEKEGKLENTDILIKNGKIAAVGKGLSDPTAKVIDATGKNITPGIIDEHSHIASSSTNEGGQSVTSEVRIGDNLNPDDMNIYRQLSGGVTSSHILHGSANTIGGQTQLIKLRWGMDDEELKFAGADPFIKFALGENVKRSSSTQGNPRFPDTRMGVEQVLTDAFQRASDYQKAIRAAEDNNKKKGATPIVVRRDLELDALAEIMNKKRFITCHSYVQSEINATMKVAERFGFPVNTFTHILEGYKVADKMKAHGANASTFSDWWNYKMEVVDAIPYNAYIMSKVGLNVAINSDDAEMARRLNQEAAKSVKYGGMSEEEALKMITINPAKMLHVDNKTGSIKVGKDADLVVWNDNPLSIYAKAEKTIVDGTIYFDREKDAEMRKKNQVERSRIVQKLATLKRTAAGGAGGGGNFQRARPRYEIVNTCSDHNHNTGLLTIDADEIEDNK; encoded by the coding sequence ATGCAAAAACTAAAAAACGGGTTAATGCTGTTTGCTTTCCTGGCAGGCAGCTTTCAACTGCTGAAGGCCCAGGCAACATTCCCGGTAAATGATGTGGCAAACCCAAAGGACGGGTATTATGCCTTTACCAATGCCACCATTCTTAAAGGTGCCCGGGATACTTTAAAAGATGCGACCCTGGTCATACGCAGGGGAAAGATCGAGGCCGTAGGAAATAATATCCCCGTTCCACAAGACGCCGTGCTGATCGACTGCAAGGGGAAATATATTTACCCCGCCTTCATTGATATTTACAGCGCTTATGGGAGTGCATCGGCCAGTGCCCAGCAGACAGGTGTTGCCGGTGGTGCAGCCGCTTTTTTCCGTACCCAGCAATTGGCTTCCAGTACCAAGGGTGCCTATGGCTGGAACCAGGCCATCAAAGCGGAGACCGATGCGTACAGGATCTTCACCGCAGATGATGCCAAAGCAAAAGCGCTCCGGGACATTGGTTTTGGCTCGGTACTCACGCACCAGAAAGACGGTATTGCCAGGGGAACCGGCGCTTTCGTCACACTTGCAAGCCAGCCCGATAATTTTGCATTGATAAAAGACAGGGCCTCTGCCCATTATTCTTTCAGCAGGGGAACATCGGCACAAAGCTATCCAAGCTCCATGATGGGAACCATTGCTTTATTACGCCAGACCTATTTAGATGCACAATGGTATAAATCCAATCCTGCTGCAGAAGGAATAAACCTTTCTTTAAAAAGCTGGAACGACAACCAAAACCTGCCGCAGATATTTGATGCCAATGATAAATGGAATGACCTGAGGGCCGACCGGATCGGCGATGAATTTGGTGTTCAGTACATCATAAAAGGCGGTGGTAATGAATACCAGCGTATGCGTGAGATGGCAGAGACAAAAGCATCATTCATCTTATCACTGAATTATCCGGCCCCCATGGATGTGGATGATCCGAATGACCTGCGTTTTGTGGGACTCGATGACCTCAAGCACTGGGAACTTGCCCCGGGAAATCCGGCAGCTTTTGAAAAAGCAGGGATCAATTTCTGCCTTACAACAGCCGACCTTAGCAATCCGGCAGACTTTATGGCCAACCTTCGCAAAGCCATCGAGTATGGATTAACTGAACCAAAAGCGCTGGAGGCTTTGACAAAAGTCCCGGCAACCTTACTGGGTGTATATGATAAGATAGGAAGCCTGGATGCGGGCAAGATCGCTAACTTCATCATTACTTCCGGGCCGGTATTTGCAGAAAAGACCGTGCTGCTGCAAAACTGGACACAGGGAATTAAAAATGCGGTGAAGGATGAGAACTGGTACGACGCAAAAGGATTTTACAATTTAGCAGCCAATACCCATGCAGGTGTCAAGACTTTTTCACTGGAACTGAAAGATGCCGGCGTTGCCAGTTTTGTAAGCAAGGATACCCTCACCGGAAAATATACCTATGATGGCAAACTGGTAAAACTGAGTTATACCGAAGGCCGTGGCCCGGGTGCAAGAGAGACCATTTTGAGCGGGGCTGTTGCCGGAAAAACATGGAATGGCTATGGGGCAGATGCACAGGGAAATAAATTTACCTGGACCGCAACCTTTGATAAAAAAGCCGAAGCAAAAGCCGATAGCGCAAGGCCAAGGCAACCATTGGTGCTGGGAAAAGTAACGTATCCCTTCCTAAGTTATGGTTGGGAAGAACTGCCCAGGCAGGAAAATATCCTGATCAGGAACGGCACTGTATGGACCAGTGAAAAAGAAGGCAAATTAGAGAATACCGACATCCTCATTAAAAATGGAAAGATCGCAGCTGTTGGAAAAGGTCTTTCTGACCCTACTGCCAAAGTGATCGATGCCACCGGCAAGAATATTACGCCCGGGATCATTGACGAACACTCTCACATCGCTTCCTCATCTACCAATGAAGGCGGACAAAGCGTTACTTCCGAAGTAAGGATCGGTGACAACCTGAACCCGGACGACATGAACATCTACCGCCAGTTGAGCGGTGGCGTTACCAGTTCTCACATCCTGCATGGTTCTGCCAATACCATCGGCGGACAAACACAACTGATAAAGCTCCGCTGGGGCATGGATGACGAGGAACTGAAATTTGCCGGTGCTGATCCATTCATAAAGTTTGCGTTGGGTGAAAATGTAAAAAGAAGTTCATCCACCCAGGGCAATCCCCGTTTCCCCGATACCCGGATGGGTGTGGAACAGGTATTGACGGATGCATTCCAGCGGGCATCGGATTATCAGAAGGCGATCAGGGCGGCTGAAGATAATAATAAGAAGAAAGGCGCCACGCCGATCGTTGTAAGAAGAGACCTTGAACTGGATGCATTGGCGGAGATCATGAATAAAAAACGGTTCATCACCTGCCACTCGTATGTACAGAGCGAGATCAATGCAACCATGAAAGTGGCCGAGCGTTTCGGTTTCCCGGTAAATACATTCACCCATATCCTGGAAGGATATAAAGTGGCCGATAAGATGAAAGCGCACGGCGCCAATGCGTCTACCTTCAGCGACTGGTGGAATTATAAAATGGAAGTGGTGGATGCCATTCCGTACAATGCCTATATCATGAGTAAGGTAGGATTGAATGTGGCCATCAATTCCGATGATGCCGAAATGGCCCGCCGCCTGAACCAGGAAGCTGCCAAGAGTGTGAAGTATGGCGGCATGAGCGAAGAAGAGGCACTGAAGATGATAACCATCAACCCGGCAAAGATGCTGCACGTGGACAATAAAACAGGCAGTATAAAAGTGGGTAAAGACGCCGATCTGGTAGTATGGAACGACAATCCTTTATCCATTTATGCAAAAGCCGAAAAGACCATTGTGGACGGAACCATTTATTTCGACCGGGAGAAAGATGCAGAAATGCGTAAAAAGAACCAGGTTGAACGGTCCAGGATCGTTCAGAAACTGGCCACTTTGAAAAGAACAGCAGCAGGTGGTGCCGGTGGTGGCGGAAATTTTCAACGGGCAAGGCCCCGGTATGAAATAGTGAATACCTGCAGCGATCATAATCACAACACAGGTTTATTAACCATTGATGCGGACGAAATAGAAGACAATAAATAA
- a CDS encoding DUF3667 domain-containing protein, with protein sequence MKTLLFRPGKITHDYIHNIRGRYTPPFRMFIFLSIFGLLVMGFYETNLLNKGLFGETTGTAEKNITISQLFDKAEDNVKDNILVPPFSWVMNNPDVTNGDLRVLKKIHKDSIGIWLADHGYGNNVISRLFAVNKKKRISRQMTMQEAVPMVTGIFKWLFLIMIPINAFICFIVFYRKGLFYYDAMLFSIHFGCFFLIIFPAMLLCILLFQSVSYLLLLILACIFLLALLVYLAISMKMVFTFRWISTLTRMLVACLLSFAVYQLVHYFISTYSGR encoded by the coding sequence GTGAAAACGCTTTTGTTCCGGCCCGGGAAGATCACTCATGACTATATACATAATATCCGGGGCCGCTATACCCCGCCATTCAGGATGTTTATTTTCCTTTCGATTTTCGGTCTGCTTGTGATGGGTTTTTATGAAACAAATCTGCTGAATAAAGGGCTTTTCGGGGAAACCACGGGCACCGCTGAAAAAAATATAACCATCAGCCAACTATTTGATAAAGCTGAAGACAATGTGAAGGATAATATACTGGTGCCACCTTTTTCCTGGGTGATGAACAACCCGGATGTCACCAATGGAGACCTTAGGGTGCTGAAAAAAATACATAAAGACAGTATTGGGATATGGCTTGCAGATCATGGTTATGGCAACAATGTCATCAGCCGCTTATTTGCGGTCAATAAAAAAAAACGAATCAGCCGGCAAATGACCATGCAAGAAGCCGTGCCGATGGTAACAGGTATTTTCAAATGGCTATTCCTCATCATGATCCCCATCAATGCCTTCATCTGCTTTATCGTATTTTACCGCAAGGGACTGTTCTATTATGACGCAATGCTTTTTTCCATTCACTTTGGCTGCTTTTTCCTGATCATCTTCCCGGCTATGTTACTTTGTATATTACTATTTCAGTCTGTAAGCTACTTGCTGTTATTAATATTGGCCTGTATTTTTCTCCTGGCATTACTTGTTTACCTGGCGATTTCTATGAAAATGGTATTTACTTTTCGATGGATAAGTACATTAACCAGGATGCTGGTTGCCTGCCTGCTGTCATTTGCTGTTTACCAACTGGTGCATTATTTTATATCAACCTATTCCGGCAGGTAG
- a CDS encoding aldehyde dehydrogenase family protein: MATAEKRLEVLKTYKIYIGGQFPRTESGRYYIATNSKGEKLANICLGSRKDFRDAVVAARGAFGGWSGRAAFNRGQILYRIAEMLEGRKAQFIEELIKQDASRSQAEKEVNLAIDRLIYYSGWCDKFQQLYSSVNPVASSHFNFSVPEPTGVVAAVAPQNDSLLGLVSVIAPVIAGGNTCVVLASNAKPLCAVTFAEVLNSSDLPGGVVNILTGKVSELAPFFADHMDVNATTYCESDAATQKMIKERSALNVKRVVLYDNVKWATASGQSPYFIMDFQEIKTTWHPIENIGGAKAGY; this comes from the coding sequence ATGGCAACAGCAGAAAAAAGGCTTGAAGTCTTAAAGACCTATAAAATTTACATAGGTGGTCAGTTCCCCAGAACTGAATCGGGCAGGTATTATATTGCAACAAACAGCAAAGGAGAAAAACTTGCCAATATTTGCCTGGGTTCAAGAAAAGACTTCCGTGACGCAGTCGTGGCAGCCCGTGGTGCTTTTGGCGGATGGAGCGGAAGGGCTGCTTTCAACCGTGGACAGATATTGTACCGAATTGCCGAGATGCTGGAAGGAAGAAAGGCACAGTTCATTGAGGAACTCATCAAACAAGATGCTTCAAGATCACAGGCCGAGAAAGAAGTGAATCTTGCCATTGACCGCCTTATTTATTACAGCGGCTGGTGCGATAAATTCCAGCAGTTATACAGTTCGGTAAACCCGGTAGCTTCTTCTCATTTTAATTTTTCGGTGCCTGAACCTACCGGTGTGGTAGCTGCCGTTGCACCACAAAATGACTCATTGCTGGGATTGGTTTCGGTAATTGCTCCCGTCATTGCCGGCGGAAATACCTGCGTGGTGCTTGCCTCGAATGCAAAGCCGCTTTGTGCGGTAACTTTCGCCGAAGTGCTCAATAGTTCTGATCTCCCGGGCGGCGTGGTGAATATCCTTACCGGCAAGGTTTCTGAACTGGCTCCCTTCTTTGCCGACCACATGGATGTGAATGCAACGACTTATTGCGAAAGCGATGCTGCCACACAAAAAATGATAAAAGAAAGATCGGCGCTGAATGTGAAACGGGTTGTGCTGTATGATAACGTGAAATGGGCAACTGCATCCGGGCAATCTCCTTACTTCATCATGGACTTCCAGGAAATAAAGACCACCTGGCACCCGATCGAGAATATTGGAGGAGCAAAAGCAGGGTATTGA
- a CDS encoding amidohydrolase — protein MIKKSIQDLAKRYANEFISIRHHLHANPELSYKEFETSAFVQQKLSEWGIPFEVKATTGVVGLVKGKNPGKRVVALRADMDALPISEENDVDYRSKNAGVMHACGHDVHTTCLLGAAKILHELKDAWEGTVKLIFQPGEEKNPGGASLLIGEGVLEDPKPEKIFALHVHPGLEVGKLSFRNGMVMASADELYISIKSKGGHAAAPQFTADTILIASHLVVSLQQIVSRNNSPFNPSVLSITSFQGGHTTNVIPSEVKLMGTFRAMNEEWRFKAHELIKKQTIELVTAMGAEADIHIDIGYPFVLNDEALGNAARKKAEEYMGAANVEETELRMGAEDFAYYSHKIPSCFFRLGAGNKAKGITSGVHTPTFNIDERAIETGMGMMAWLGADI, from the coding sequence ATGATAAAGAAAAGCATCCAGGACCTCGCCAAAAGATACGCCAATGAGTTTATCAGTATCCGTCATCATTTACATGCAAACCCGGAATTAAGCTATAAGGAATTTGAAACTTCTGCATTTGTTCAGCAAAAATTAAGTGAGTGGGGTATTCCGTTTGAGGTGAAAGCCACTACCGGGGTTGTTGGCCTGGTCAAAGGAAAGAACCCGGGGAAAAGGGTGGTGGCCTTAAGGGCCGATATGGATGCCCTGCCCATTTCCGAAGAGAATGATGTGGATTACAGGTCGAAGAATGCCGGCGTAATGCATGCCTGCGGACATGATGTTCATACCACCTGCCTGCTGGGCGCTGCAAAGATCTTACATGAGCTGAAAGATGCGTGGGAGGGAACGGTGAAATTGATCTTTCAGCCGGGGGAAGAAAAAAATCCCGGGGGCGCCAGTTTATTGATCGGGGAAGGGGTACTGGAAGATCCGAAGCCGGAAAAGATATTTGCCCTGCATGTACATCCCGGGCTGGAAGTGGGGAAGCTGAGTTTCCGCAATGGCATGGTGATGGCAAGTGCGGATGAGTTATACATCAGCATCAAAAGCAAGGGCGGCCATGCTGCAGCGCCGCAATTCACGGCCGATACGATATTGATCGCATCGCATCTTGTGGTAAGCCTGCAGCAGATCGTAAGCAGGAATAACAGCCCGTTCAATCCTTCGGTCCTGTCCATTACTTCATTCCAGGGCGGTCATACCACCAATGTCATTCCATCGGAAGTGAAGCTGATGGGTACTTTCCGGGCTATGAACGAGGAGTGGCGTTTTAAAGCGCATGAACTTATAAAAAAGCAGACCATTGAATTGGTAACAGCCATGGGTGCCGAAGCAGACATTCATATCGATATAGGGTATCCCTTTGTGTTGAATGATGAAGCATTGGGCAACGCAGCAAGAAAAAAGGCGGAGGAATACATGGGGGCCGCCAATGTGGAAGAAACCGAGTTGCGGATGGGAGCGGAGGATTTTGCATACTACTCACATAAGATACCGTCTTGTTTTTTCCGGTTAGGGGCTGGCAATAAAGCAAAAGGAATAACCAGCGGGGTGCATACACCTACTTTTAATATTGACGAAAGAGCGATCGAGACCGGGATGGGGATGATGGCCTGGCTGGGGGCAGATATTTAA
- a CDS encoding four helix bundle protein, which produces MATIKRFEDLDVWKVSRDLCNKLGQIIDGDSLKRNFRLIGQIEGSSGSIMDNIAEGFERGTKNEFILFLGYSKGSCGELRSQLYRALDRRYISKEQFEELYLLAVRISTMLQKFISYLLKSDIKGLRKKSS; this is translated from the coding sequence ATGGCAACTATTAAAAGGTTTGAGGATTTAGATGTATGGAAAGTAAGCCGCGATCTATGTAATAAGTTAGGTCAAATAATCGATGGTGATTCTTTAAAAAGGAATTTCAGGTTAATTGGACAAATTGAAGGCTCTTCAGGCTCGATAATGGATAATATAGCTGAGGGTTTTGAAAGAGGAACAAAAAATGAATTCATATTGTTCCTGGGGTATTCAAAGGGATCATGTGGTGAATTAAGATCCCAATTGTACAGGGCATTGGACAGGAGATATATTAGTAAAGAACAGTTCGAAGAATTATATCTATTAGCGGTCCGGATCAGTACGATGTTGCAGAAATTCATTAGCTATCTGCTCAAATCAGATATAAAAGGTCTGCGCAAGAAAAGCTCCTGA
- a CDS encoding amidohydrolase family protein has translation MKRLLALFATLLFACILTHAQQTILHCGKLIDVKNKAVLENMSVIIEGNKIVDVKQGYVQARPADKLMDLKNRTVMPGLMDMHVHLEGETKRGGVADRFTMNPQDIAFESVKYVNVTLMAGFTTVRDLGGSGVNVSLRNAINKGFITGPRIYTAGKSIATTGGHADPTNGYRKNLMGDPGPNEGVINGADDARKAVRQRYKDGADLIKITATAGVLSQAKDALGAQFTEEELKAIVETAKDYGFKVAAHAHGPEGMKRAIRAGVTSIEHGTYMDDEAIELFIKYGTWYVPTIIAGKSTADSARMPGYYSDIVTPKALVVGPRIQATFTKAYKAGVKIAFGTDAGVYAHGKNWKEFVYMVEGGMPAIETIRSATYNTAELLGISDILGVIEKGKLADIIAVDGDPVKDISVMEKVVFVMKDGVVYKNK, from the coding sequence ATGAAAAGACTCCTCGCTTTATTTGCTACACTACTCTTTGCCTGCATCCTAACCCATGCCCAGCAAACCATACTCCATTGCGGAAAGCTGATCGACGTAAAGAACAAGGCTGTGCTGGAAAATATGTCGGTGATCATTGAAGGGAATAAGATCGTTGATGTAAAACAGGGTTATGTTCAGGCCCGGCCAGCCGACAAACTGATGGACCTGAAGAACCGGACCGTTATGCCCGGCCTGATGGATATGCACGTACACCTGGAGGGTGAAACAAAAAGAGGAGGCGTTGCCGACCGGTTTACCATGAACCCACAGGACATCGCTTTTGAATCGGTGAAATATGTCAATGTTACCTTAATGGCCGGATTCACCACCGTTCGTGACCTGGGTGGAAGCGGCGTCAATGTTTCCTTACGCAATGCCATCAACAAAGGATTCATCACCGGTCCGAGGATATACACTGCCGGTAAATCCATTGCAACAACCGGCGGGCATGCCGACCCTACAAATGGTTACCGCAAGAACCTGATGGGTGACCCTGGCCCGAATGAAGGTGTAATTAACGGGGCTGATGATGCACGAAAAGCAGTACGCCAGCGGTATAAGGATGGTGCTGACCTGATCAAGATAACCGCCACTGCCGGCGTATTAAGCCAGGCAAAAGATGCGCTGGGTGCACAATTCACGGAAGAAGAATTAAAAGCCATTGTGGAAACAGCAAAAGACTATGGTTTTAAAGTAGCTGCCCATGCGCATGGCCCCGAAGGGATGAAAAGGGCGATAAGGGCCGGTGTTACATCCATTGAACATGGCACGTATATGGATGATGAAGCCATTGAGTTATTTATAAAATACGGTACCTGGTATGTGCCTACCATCATTGCCGGCAAATCCACTGCCGACTCTGCAAGGATGCCGGGTTATTATTCAGATATTGTTACCCCCAAGGCATTGGTTGTAGGCCCCAGGATACAGGCAACATTTACGAAAGCGTATAAAGCAGGAGTAAAGATCGCATTTGGTACCGATGCCGGTGTGTATGCACATGGTAAGAACTGGAAAGAGTTTGTGTATATGGTGGAAGGCGGAATGCCGGCAATAGAAACAATACGGTCGGCAACGTATAACACAGCAGAACTGCTTGGTATTTCGGACATACTGGGTGTAATTGAAAAAGGAAAACTGGCAGACATCATTGCAGTGGATGGCGACCCGGTGAAAGATATCAGCGTAATGGAGAAAGTGGTTTTTGTGATGAAGGATGGGGTGGTATATAAAAACAAATAA
- a CDS encoding aldehyde dehydrogenase family protein — MAKAKTNTIKLKFDSARNLAPAPESKSAAKIDPQYELFINGKSEKPQSRKYFPTINPATEEKLSMIAEANGADVNKAVVAARNAYEKVWKKMPPAERAKYIYRIARMIQERAREFAIIETLDGGKPIRESRDFDVPTAANHFFYYAGWADKLEYAFPNRTTAPLGVAGQIIPWNFPLLMAAWKIAPALACGNTVVLKPAENTSLTALKLAEIIQEADLPPGVVNIITGAGATGAAIVNHPDINKIAFTGSTEVGKIIQRAIAGTNKKATLELGGKAANIIFDDAPLDQAVEGVINGIFFNQGHVCCAGSRLYVQESVFKEVVRKLKDRLETLIVGDPIDKNTDIGAINSKAQLDIINKYIKIGLQEGAEMYQSSCALPRKGFFCRPTIFTNVAQSNRIAQEEIFGPVLAIQSFRTDDEVIEKANNTPYGLSAGVWTDKGSKIFNMTTKLRAGVVWANTFNKFDPASPFGGYKESGYGREGGVHGLSAYVNIV, encoded by the coding sequence ATGGCTAAAGCAAAGACCAATACCATCAAACTAAAATTCGACTCTGCCCGTAACCTCGCCCCCGCCCCGGAAAGCAAGAGCGCTGCCAAAATAGATCCGCAGTACGAACTCTTCATCAATGGCAAATCCGAAAAGCCGCAGAGCAGGAAATATTTTCCAACTATCAACCCGGCAACCGAAGAAAAATTATCCATGATCGCCGAGGCAAACGGAGCTGATGTAAACAAGGCCGTGGTGGCTGCCAGAAATGCGTATGAAAAGGTCTGGAAAAAAATGCCCCCTGCCGAACGGGCAAAATATATTTACCGCATTGCCCGGATGATCCAGGAGAGAGCGAGGGAATTTGCCATCATCGAAACACTGGATGGCGGTAAACCCATCCGTGAAAGCCGCGATTTTGACGTACCCACTGCCGCCAACCATTTCTTTTATTATGCAGGCTGGGCCGATAAACTGGAATATGCTTTTCCTAACAGAACTACGGCACCGTTGGGTGTAGCGGGACAGATCATTCCCTGGAATTTCCCATTACTGATGGCTGCCTGGAAGATCGCCCCGGCTCTGGCATGCGGAAATACGGTTGTTTTAAAACCGGCAGAGAATACTTCACTTACGGCATTGAAACTGGCTGAAATAATACAGGAAGCAGACCTTCCACCAGGTGTTGTAAATATTATTACGGGTGCCGGCGCAACGGGTGCTGCCATCGTTAACCATCCCGATATAAACAAGATCGCTTTTACCGGCAGTACCGAAGTAGGAAAAATAATTCAGCGTGCCATTGCCGGAACCAATAAAAAAGCAACACTAGAATTAGGTGGGAAAGCCGCCAACATCATTTTTGATGATGCACCCCTTGACCAGGCCGTGGAAGGTGTGATCAACGGGATATTCTTTAACCAGGGACATGTTTGCTGTGCAGGCTCCCGCTTATATGTGCAGGAATCTGTTTTTAAAGAGGTGGTCCGCAAATTAAAAGACAGGTTAGAGACCTTAATTGTTGGTGACCCCATTGACAAGAACACCGACATCGGCGCCATCAATTCAAAAGCGCAGTTAGACATCATTAATAAATACATCAAGATCGGTTTGCAGGAAGGTGCAGAAATGTACCAAAGCTCCTGTGCATTACCCCGGAAAGGATTCTTCTGCAGGCCAACCATTTTTACCAATGTAGCTCAATCAAACAGAATAGCACAAGAAGAAATATTCGGGCCTGTACTTGCCATCCAGAGTTTCCGCACAGATGATGAAGTGATCGAAAAAGCTAATAACACACCGTATGGGCTTTCTGCCGGAGTATGGACTGACAAGGGTTCCAAGATATTCAATATGACGACTAAATTGAGAGCCGGTGTTGTTTGGGCAAACACGTTCAATAAGTTTGATCCTGCATCACCTTTTGGTGGATATAAAGAAAGTGGATATGGCAGAGAAGGCGGCGTGCATGGATTATCGGCGTACGTTAATATCGTTTAG
- a CDS encoding nucleoside phosphorylase, translated as MQPIPESELIINDRGAIYHLDLRPEELAPTVIVVGDPDRVKKVSAYFDKTEHKRQHREFITHTGYIGNKNLSVISTGIGPDNIDIVFNELDALANIDFETRVIRKELTKLSIVRFGTSGSLQADIPVDSFVASSHGLGLDNLLNFYNYEKTDANKAIVNAFIEQTKLDTAVTIPYAFSGSEMLLKKFGKGFHKGITVTCPGFFGPQGRVLRLGLSSPGLVDKLTHFSFNNHRITNFEMETSAIYGLGKLMGHECLSVNAIIANRVIKEFSKDSDAAVENMIKKALESLTA; from the coding sequence ATGCAACCCATCCCCGAATCAGAACTCATCATCAATGACCGCGGCGCCATTTATCACCTTGATCTACGGCCTGAAGAGCTGGCTCCAACTGTTATTGTCGTTGGCGACCCGGACCGGGTTAAAAAAGTAAGTGCTTATTTTGATAAGACCGAACACAAACGGCAGCACCGGGAGTTCATTACCCATACCGGCTATATCGGGAACAAAAATCTATCCGTCATATCCACCGGGATCGGCCCAGATAATATCGACATCGTCTTCAACGAACTGGATGCCCTGGCCAATATTGATTTTGAAACGAGGGTTATCAGGAAAGAACTCACCAAACTCAGCATCGTCCGCTTCGGCACATCGGGTTCATTGCAGGCCGATATACCGGTGGACAGTTTTGTCGCTTCTTCCCACGGACTGGGACTGGATAACCTGCTTAATTTTTACAACTACGAAAAAACAGATGCCAATAAAGCGATCGTGAATGCTTTTATTGAACAAACAAAATTAGATACGGCCGTTACCATTCCTTATGCCTTTAGCGGCAGCGAAATGTTATTGAAAAAATTCGGCAAAGGATTTCACAAAGGCATTACGGTAACCTGCCCGGGCTTCTTTGGTCCGCAGGGAAGGGTATTGCGCCTTGGATTAAGCAGTCCGGGCCTGGTTGATAAACTCACCCATTTCAGCTTTAATAATCACCGAATCACTAACTTTGAAATGGAGACATCCGCCATTTATGGATTGGGAAAACTGATGGGGCATGAATGCCTGAGTGTGAATGCCATCATTGCCAACCGCGTGATAAAGGAATTCTCTAAAGACAGTGACGCCGCTGTGGAGAACATGATAAAAAAAGCACTGGAATCACTAACGGCTTAA